The Streptomyces sp. NBC_01363 region GGCCGGCGCGACCGGCCTGGCGGCCCTCACCGCCTGCACGGCGCCCTCGCCGCCCCGCCGCCGCGATCCCGCCGCGGACCCGATGCCCGGACTGCCGATCAGCACCTCGCACCCGGCCCAGATGATGCAGATCCTCGCCCACCCGGACGACGACCTGTACTTCATGAACCCGGACACCCAGCAGGCCCTCGACGCCGGAACCCCACTGGTCTGCGTCTATCTGACCGGCGGCGAGGCCACCGGCATCAATCGCCCGCCGGGCCGCCCGCTGCCCGCGCCGAACAAGGCCGCGTACTCCTCCGCGCGTCACCAGGGGCTCCGCCAGGCGTACGCGACCCTGCTCGGCCTCGGCAGGTTCACCCCATGGCACAAGTCCGTCATCGAGCTGCACGGCGGCCACCGCGCCGAGATCAACACCCTCCGGTACCGGGGCCGCAGGGTCGAGCTGATCTTCATCAACACCGCCATGCACACCTCGTACGGGCGTCTCGGACTGCCCAGCCTCTGGCAGGACCGGCGCCTGGTCCTACCGACCGTCGTCGCTGAAGGCTCCCCGCTGAAGAAGGTGGGTTCGTACACCTACGACGGGCTGATCGACGTCCTGGTCGGGCTGTTCGACCGGTACCGGCCGAGCATCCTGCACACCATGGACCCGGACCCCGACATCCAGCACAGCAGCGAGGCGGTCCGCCGCCGGGACAGCGAGCAGCGCGGCTACTCCGACCATCCCGACCACACCGCCACCGCGCTGTTCACCTGGGCGTCGCTGATCCGGTGGGTGGCAGGGACCACCAAGAGCGGCGGCGAGGTGCCGAGCTTCGCCACCACCGCGTTCCGGGGCTACTACAACCGGCACTGGCCGAAGAACCTGCCGCCCGCCGTGCTGGCCGAGAAGGCCTCGCACCTGGTGCCGTACGGCGGCTCGGCCGACTGGCGGTGCGGCAACCCGGCGGGCTGCGGGGACTACGGCGTGGGCGGCAACCGTCCGCTGACCAACCGGAAGGGCTGGGTACGGTCCACCCACTACCGCTACCCGGGCCCCCGGCCCGCCGTCGTCGCCGAACCGGACGGCCGGCTCGTCACGTACGGGGTGCTGGGCCTGCGGGCGGTGCGCCGGCGCGAGAGCGCACCGGGCAGCGGGGAGTGGGACGCGCCGGACGACCTCGGCGGCGGCCCGCTCGCCCCGGTCCTGGGCAGCGCGACGCTGCCGGACGGGCGCCATCTGCTCTTCGGGCTGCGGTTCTCGGCGCTCAGCGGGCACGGCGCGGACAACGAACGCGAGATCGTCGCGCTGGAGCAGCGCTCCCCCGGCGGCGCCTTCCGCGCCTGGCAGGGGCTGGGGAACCCGGTGCGCGACCACGACGGCGGGCGCCGGATCGGTGTCCCGGTCGCGGTCGCCGCGCCCGACGGGCGGGTGCATCTCTTCGTGCGGAACGCGGAGAAGGGCATCAGTACCCGAGTACGGGACACGGCCGGCCGGTGGAGCGGGTGGCTGGACATGGGCGGCGGCGAGATCCAGGACGGGCTGAGTGCCGTGGTGGACGCCGAGGGCTGTGTCCATGTCTTCGCGGCAGGCCATTTCGCGGTGCATCACTGGACGCAGGACACGCCCGGCGACGCGCTGACCGCGCGCACCCAGATCACCGGGGTGCCGGTGCCCGGGGACGGTCCGGCGGCGCTGCCGGGGGCGGACGGGAGCATCGAGCTGTTCTACCGCGCGGCGGCGAAGGCCGCCCTGACGACCGTACGGACCGGGGAGACGGCGGACGAGACCGGCATCGACGGATACGGGCGGCTGATCCGGGACCGGGCGGGCTTCGACGGGTACGGCCCGGTGGCCGCCGCCGGGACGCCGGGCGCCCCGGTGCTGCTCGGCCGTACCGCCAAGGGACTTCTCCAGCTCCGTACGCCGCGCGGGCTCCTCGTACGGCGGCGCGGTCCGGTGGCGCTGGACGGGCCGGTCCTGCACGTCGGGAAGGACGGCCGGGCGACGGTGGTGGCCCTGGGGCCCGACGCCCTGCCCTGGCTCTGGCGCCCCTGAGGGAGGGTCGGCGCGGCGGATCGGGGCCGCACCGGCCCTGCGCCTCGCCCGTACACATGACGAAGGGCCCCGGTCCACCGCTTGCGCGGCGGGCCGGGGCCCTTCTCGGTGCTCTGTGCGGAGCAACCAGGTCAGACAGTCAGGTAATTACTTGACGATCTTGGTGACCTGGCCGGCGCCCACGGTCCGGCCACCCTCACGGATGGCGAACTTCAGGCCCTCTTCCATGGCGACGGGCTGGATCAGCGAGACGTTCATGACGGTGTTGTCGCCCGGCATGACCATCTCGGTGCCCTCGGGAAGGGTCACAACGCCCGTCACGTCCGTGGTACGGAAGTAGAACTGCGGGCGGTAGTTGTTGAAGAAGGGGGTGTGACGGCCACCCTCGTCCTTCGACAGGATGTAGGCCTGGGCCTCGAACTCGGTGTGCGGCGTGACCGAACCGGGCTTGATGATGACCTGGCCGCGCTCGACGTCCTCGCGCTTGATGCCACGGAGGAGCAGACCGACGTTCTCACCGGCCTGGCCCTCGTCGAGCAGCTTGCGGAACATCTCGATGCCGGTGACCGTGGTGGTGGTCTTCTCGGTCTTGATACCGACGATGTCGACGGTCTCGTTGACCTTGAGGATGCCACGCTCGATACGACCGGTGACGACGGTGCCACGACCGGTGATCGTGAAGACGTCCTCGATCGGCATCAGGAACGGCTTGTCGACGTCACGCTCGGGCTGCGGGATGTTCTCGTCGACGGCCTTCATCAGGTCGAGGACGGTCTGGCCCCACTCCTTGTCGCCCTCGAGCGCCTTGAGCGCCGAGACCTTGACGACCGGCAGGTCGTCGCCCGGGAACTCGTACTCGGAGAGGAGCTCACGGACCTCGAGCTCGACGAGCTCCAGGATCTCCTCGTCGTCCACCATGTCGGCCTTGTTCAGGGCGACGACGATGTACGGAACGCCGACCTGGCGGGCCAGGAGCACGTGCTCCTTGGTCTGCGGCATCGGGCCGTCGGTGGCGGCGACCACGAGGATGGCGCCGTCCATCTGCGCGGCACCCGTGATCATGTTCTTGATGTAGTCCGCGTGACCCGGGCAGTCGACGTGCGCGTAGTGACGCGACTCCGTCTGGTACTCGACGTGCGCGATCGAGATCGTGATACCGCGCTGGCGCTCCTCGGGAGCCTTGTCGATCTGGTCGAAGGCCGAGGCCTCGTTCAGGTCCGGGTACGCGTCGTGCAGCACCTTGGTAATGGCGGCCGTGAGGGTCGTCTTACCGTGGTCAATGTGACCGATGGTGCCGATGTTGACGTGCGGCTTAGTCCGCTCGAACTTCGCCTTCGCCACTGGGTCCTCCTGTGGAGTGGTTCTGTACGCCTTGCTTCATCGGCGCCAGGTGATCTTTGCTGGGATGCCGGGGCCGGGGGCATTCACCGCATTGCTTGCGCTCTGCGACGAATGCCCCACCAGGCTCCGGTGACAAGCCTAAAGCGTGAGCTCGGGAGAGTTACTCGCCCTTGGCCTTCGCGATGATCTCCTCGGCGACGTTCCGCGGAACCTCGGCGTAGGAGTCGAACTGCATCGAGTAGCTTGCGCGACCCGAGGTCTTGCTGCGGAGGTCTCCGACGTAGCCGAACATCTCCGAGAGGGGCACGAGGCCCTTCACGACGCGAGCGCCGCTGCGCTCCTCCATGGCCTGGATCTGGCCACGGCGGGAGTTGAGGTCGCCGATGACATCGCCCATGTAGTCCTCGGGCGTGGTGACCTCGACGGCCATCATCGGCTCGAGGAGCACGGGGGACGCCTTGCGAGCACCCTCCTTGAACGCCTGCGAACCGGCGATCTTGAAGGCGAGCTCGGAGGAGTCGACCTCGTGGTAACCACCGTCGAGAAGGGTGACGCGGACGCCCACCATCTCGTAGCCGGCCAGGATGCCGAACTGCATGGCTTCCTGGGCACCCGCGTCCACCGAGGGGATGTACTCACGGGGGATGCGGCCACCGGTGACCTTGTTGACGAACTCGTAGGACGCGTCGCCACCCTCGATGGGCTCAAGGGCGATCTGCACCTTCGCGAACTGGCCGGTACCACCAGTCTGCTTCTTGTGCGTGTAGTCGATGCGCTCGACGGCCTTGCGGATCGTCTCGCGGTACGCGACCTGCGGCTTGCCGACGTTCGCCTCGACGCGGAACTCGCGCTTCATGCGGTCGACGAGCACCTCGAGGTGAAGCTCGCCCATACCACCGATGATGGTCTGGCCGGT contains the following coding sequences:
- a CDS encoding PIG-L family deacetylase; translated protein: MAAAGATGLAALTACTAPSPPRRRDPAADPMPGLPISTSHPAQMMQILAHPDDDLYFMNPDTQQALDAGTPLVCVYLTGGEATGINRPPGRPLPAPNKAAYSSARHQGLRQAYATLLGLGRFTPWHKSVIELHGGHRAEINTLRYRGRRVELIFINTAMHTSYGRLGLPSLWQDRRLVLPTVVAEGSPLKKVGSYTYDGLIDVLVGLFDRYRPSILHTMDPDPDIQHSSEAVRRRDSEQRGYSDHPDHTATALFTWASLIRWVAGTTKSGGEVPSFATTAFRGYYNRHWPKNLPPAVLAEKASHLVPYGGSADWRCGNPAGCGDYGVGGNRPLTNRKGWVRSTHYRYPGPRPAVVAEPDGRLVTYGVLGLRAVRRRESAPGSGEWDAPDDLGGGPLAPVLGSATLPDGRHLLFGLRFSALSGHGADNEREIVALEQRSPGGAFRAWQGLGNPVRDHDGGRRIGVPVAVAAPDGRVHLFVRNAEKGISTRVRDTAGRWSGWLDMGGGEIQDGLSAVVDAEGCVHVFAAGHFAVHHWTQDTPGDALTARTQITGVPVPGDGPAALPGADGSIELFYRAAAKAALTTVRTGETADETGIDGYGRLIRDRAGFDGYGPVAAAGTPGAPVLLGRTAKGLLQLRTPRGLLVRRRGPVALDGPVLHVGKDGRATVVALGPDALPWLWRP
- the tuf gene encoding elongation factor Tu yields the protein MAKAKFERTKPHVNIGTIGHIDHGKTTLTAAITKVLHDAYPDLNEASAFDQIDKAPEERQRGITISIAHVEYQTESRHYAHVDCPGHADYIKNMITGAAQMDGAILVVAATDGPMPQTKEHVLLARQVGVPYIVVALNKADMVDDEEILELVELEVRELLSEYEFPGDDLPVVKVSALKALEGDKEWGQTVLDLMKAVDENIPQPERDVDKPFLMPIEDVFTITGRGTVVTGRIERGILKVNETVDIVGIKTEKTTTTVTGIEMFRKLLDEGQAGENVGLLLRGIKREDVERGQVIIKPGSVTPHTEFEAQAYILSKDEGGRHTPFFNNYRPQFYFRTTDVTGVVTLPEGTEMVMPGDNTVMNVSLIQPVAMEEGLKFAIREGGRTVGAGQVTKIVK